One region of Thunnus albacares chromosome 8, fThuAlb1.1, whole genome shotgun sequence genomic DNA includes:
- the LOC122987259 gene encoding sialoadhesin-like, translated as METLFLFLFLKVIQAEALSWTLQAPSSVKGLPGSCVVIPCSYNYPDPRKTVTQFTGTWHEDTNKLIYHPVASEITQQYQGRTELVGDVRQKNCSLKIDPLQQSDRGPFHFRIEIGNYDIFSYLQNKVSITMITEPNPINFSVKEEVEEGVKVSASCSVSHSCPTCPPVFTWSHSGQEHFQPQQLENGQWEATSTLTFQPTRTDNNKPLQCTVTYKGGQHQKTSKVLKVKYAPVNVKVEYKSNVKEGEDVRLKCTSDAHPASNFEWRSDTGAQLHKGNLYMLKNVSRHTGALYCIAINKMGQGRSSPVQLNVSYAPEIRNDSSCYSEGDMVKCICIVESKPSSMVHFLLSNRVLSSTKVEINGPVTIGTLQANLGSSGFVHCVVNNTVGNANITLTLPDKSQIPTLAIASGAAAAILVILIVVAVVKKCRGRSGGVPPSQMQTMTAHKTVEVPQYSTTPRKETCYDDEQYPSNDHIYGNMETKWTTDDDAIYANT; from the exons ATGGAAactctgtttctcttccttttcctgAAAG ttattCAAGCTGAAGCCTTGTCTTGGACGCTTCAGGCGCCATCTTCAGTTAAAGGCCTTCCTGGATCCTGTGTGGTGATTCCCTGCTCATATAACTACCCTGATCCGAGGAAGACGGTCACTCAATTCACTGGGACTTGGCATGAGGACACAAATAAGCTTATCTATCACCCTGTTGCCTCTGAAATCACGCAGCAGTATCAAGGTCGAACCGAGCTGGTGGGAGATGTCAGACAGAAGAACTGTTCACTGAAGATTGATCCTCTTCAACAAAGTGACCGTGGGCCTTTTCATTTCAGGATCGAAATTGGAAACtatgacattttttcttacCTGCAGAACAAAGTCTCCATTACAATGATAA CTGAACCAAATCCCATCAATTTCTCTGTGAAAGAGGAAGTGGAAGAGGGTGTAAAGGTGTCTGCGTCCTGCTCTGTGTCTCACTCCTGCCCCACCTGTCCCCCTGTCTTCACCTGGAGTCACTCTGGACAAGAACATTTCCAACCACAGCAGCTTGAAAATGGCCAGTGGGAAGCAACGTCCACGCTGACCTTTCAACCCACCCGCACTGATAACAACAAGCCTTTACAATGCACCGTAACATACAAGGGAGGGCAGCACCAGAAAACATCCAAGGTCCTCAAAGTAAAAT ATGCCCCTGTGAACGTGAAGGTTGAATACAAGTCAAATGtaaaggagggagaggatgtGAGGCTGAAATGCACCAGTGATGCTCACCCTGCCAGCAACTTTGAGTGGCGAAGTGACACTGGTGCTCAACTGCACAAGGGAAACCTCTACATGCTGAAAAACGTCTCCAGACACACAGGTGCCCTGTATTGTATTGCCATCAACAAAATGGGACAGGGCAGATCAAGCCCTGTTCAGCTCAACGTGTCAT atGCCCCTGAGATTAGGAATGACTCTTCTTGCTACTCAGAGGGGGATATGGTGAAGTGCATCTGCATTGTAGAGTCCAAGCCCTCCAGCATGGTCCATTTTTTGCTTTCTAACAGAGTCCTGTCAAGCACCAAGGTAGAAATCAATGGCCCTGTTACCATCGGGACTCTGCAGGCAAACTTGGGATCATCTGGATTTGTCCACTGTGTGGTAAACAACACGGTGGGCAATGCCAACATCACACTAACTTTACCGGATAAAA GTCAGATACCGACTCTTGCCATCGCCAGTGGAGCTGCAGCTGCGATTTTGGTGATACTAATAGTGGTGGCAGTGGTTAAGAAATG TAGGGGGAGATCTGGAGGTGTGCCACCATCTCAAATGCAGACCATGACAGCACACAAAACTGTGGAGGTCCCCCAGTACTCTACAACACCAAG GAAAGAGACGTGCTATGATGATGAACAGTACCCTAGCAATGATCATATATATGGCAACATGGAG ACTAAATGGACAACAGATGATGATGCAATATACGCCAATACATAA